GATTTCCGGCGGGCAGACCGGTGCGGACCGTGCGGGTCTGATCGCGGCCCGGGCCGCTGGGATCGCGACCGGTGGGTGGATGCCAAAGGGGTTCCGTGCCCTGGATGGCACGCACCCGGAATTCGCGGCACTCTACGGCGTCCGCGAACACGCAAGCGACCGGTACCCACCGCGCACAGCGCTCAACGTGAAGGACTCGGACGCCACGCTCCGGTTCGCGACCGACTGGGACTCCCCGGGCGAGCGGCTCACGCTGGAGTTGTGTGAGCGCTACGGGCGCCCGCATTTCGAGATCACCCCGGACGACTCAACGACTCCCGCGGATGTAGCCGATTGGATCAGGCAGAGCGGGGTTCGCATACTGAATGTAGCCGGCAACTCGGCTCGCACGTCACCGGGAATTGAAGCGTTTACGATCGCATTTCTGGCCGAAGTCTTCCAACTCCTCCGCGATTCGGGCTGAGCACGTCACGCGGCACTCGCGCCCGAAGGTTCGAGTGAAACAACGGACGTGATGATCTTCTTGTCGGCCCCGACGAGGCTAATGAGGCGCAAACTGGTGATCCGCGTTCCGTTGGGCTCGAACGTACTCACCAGATCGAGTACGGCCCGGCGGAGCAGCTCCCGCGGGCGAAGCGCGCCGGTCTGCGGGCACTGGGGGCAAGTGATGTGACACGTCACGCCCAGCCCGGACTCGGCCTGTTCCAGGTACACGTCGCAGTGAATCTCCGCGAGGCTGTCGGGCGTGCACCGAACGAGTTCGCGGCCGACCCGCAGGAGCGCGGCCCCACTCGCTTTACCGAGCGCGATCTGCATTTCTTCGGCCGCTCCTCGGGTACTCGTGTCACAACGTTCTTGTCTATGTCTCTATGGTGCTGTGGTACAGACGTCTCTGCCTGTTTCTCGCGTTTTGTGACACAGCCCCGAGCGTCTGTGTCCTTCTGCATCCCAAGCGCCTTGACATTCTGCTCCGAGTGTGCCGCTCAGTGACATCGGAGTTCAGGTTTATACGGCTCTCGAACTCCGATCCGGTCAGATGCGGCTTTGTGCTACACACAACTCCGACACCTGTAGCGGTCCGGCCTGGCTCACCCGTTACCACTGCGCCGGCGGGTGCGGGTCGGGGGGTGGGGGGGGCGGAGGGGGGGGGGGCGGCTCGCTCGGCGGGATCGGGTCCGTGGGAGGTGGCGGTTCGCTCGGGGGCGGGTTCGGTGGCGTTGTGGGAGCGGGGGTTCCGGTCGGGTCTTCGGGCTGAGCGCCCACGGGGTCGGTCACACTGGCGAGGCTCAGTTGAAAGCCCAAGTCGTCGCCGCTCACCGAGCGCGTGGTGACCGTGTACTTACCCGCGGCGAGGTACACGTCCAGCGAGCGCCCGCGCCCGGCCGCGGCGCTAAACCGCCCGGCCACTTCGCCGGCCTCGTTCGTGATGACAGCTTCCACTGTGCCGCGTGCGCCGGTCGCACTGAGCACAAGGTGAACTTGGCCCGTTTGATTCAGGGTGAATTCGGTGGTTGCCGAGGACGTTGCGGTCACCGTGCCGGTCGCCAGTTCCGGAACGGTGACCGCATCGGTCCGAACATCGGCCGCGAAGGTGTAATCGCCCGCAGCTCCGCTGTCGGAGAACGTCTTCACGAAGTACGTCATGCCGGCCTTCAGCCCGGTCACTTGCACCGTGGTCGTGTTCCCGTTGGCGGTGACCACCTCGGCTGCGAACGTGCGCCCCGTCGCGTCGCGCACCTCGATCCACGGGTTCAGCGCCCGCCCGTCCGCGCCCCAAACCGTAATCAACAGACTCACGGACCCGTCCGACACCGACCCGGGAACCGTGAGCCGGTAGTAATCCACGTCGCCGGGCGCACCGAACGAGGCCCACGTGCCGTATTCGGTTTGCGGTCCCGGTGCGAGCGTCTTACTCAATAGCCCCGTCGCGGTAATCAGCGTGTCGTTCAGCCCGGTTTCTTCGAGCAGGCTCTCCACGACATCCGTGACTTGCGTGAGTAGCGACGACTGCCGGATTTGGAGCGCGTAAGCCCCGACCCCGAACGCACTCCCCGGCGCGCTCGATACGCGGACGTAGTACGTCGAGCCCGCGCGCAACCCGCCCAGCGACATCGTGATGTCATTGGCCGTTGGATCAGTGACGGTTCGCGTCGCCAGCACGCGCCCCGATCCGTCGAGTATCTCGACCCGCGCCGTGAGCAAACTCAACCCCGTGGCGCGCAGGTTCACCGTCACGCTTTGCGTGAGTAACCCAACTGTAAACTTGTAGGTGTCGATGTCGCCAGTTGTGGTGATGTCCGCGGTGACGTCCGAGTTGCGGGTCGCGGTGGCGAGCGTGTCGTTCCCAATAGTTCCTTCGTACCGGTCGGGCTGACGTGCGCCGTAGAGCGCCTGAATCGCTGCGATGTCATCCGCCGAGAGCCCCGTTCGCGCGCCGCTATAGAACTCGTACATCACCGACGCCGGATCGGGGCTGTTGCCGATCCCCAATGCGTGGCCGGCCTCTTGAAGCAGCGCGGTGTACAGGTCGTACCCACCGGGGCCGAACGGTACGGCGGTGTTCACCACCAGATCGCCGGAGTAATTGTCGTACAGATTGTACGGGGCCGTGATCGCCAGTACGTCCGTGGGCAGCGCCCGCCCACCAACACGAATATCGCCGAACCGCGGGTCGCCCTGCACAGCGCCGCCGGTACCCAAAGCCGCGCCCGAATCGGACACGAGTCCGATGTTCACGTTCCCGTAAGTGGCCCATGTCTGGAACGCACGCAGAACCGCGACTCGCGCGTCCGGGCCGAGTTGTGCAAGCAGGTTCGACGCCTCGGAACCGATGTGTGTGCCATCGGGGGCAAAACTAAGCGTGACGCGCTCGCCGTCCGGCCACGGGGAGCCGAACTTGGCGGGAACGTCGCGCGGTTCGAGTAATTCCACTCGCAGAAAAGGGGCGGGCATTAACTCGGGCTCCTCTGATGGGGCGAGGAGGTAGGGATTATCCGGCATGAAACGTTAGTGTCACTTGTCGGCATTGCAAGGAAATGACGGTTTTTGCAACACACGGGTGTCCGGATACTTGACAGTCGTGTGTTCAGATTTTCGGCCCGATCTGATTTTCGCAACGCGCCACGAGCATGGATCGGGTAATGACTGCGTAAGTGATTACTGGTGCGACTACACCGCGAGCCAAGCCCCAACACGCGCGATCAATCAACACCAGCCGCTCTTCGATTTCCAACATCACAAAGAGCATCCACCACTAACTCCCGCCGACCAAACTCCCACCTTTGTCTCGTGCCTCACCACTTTGAGGTTCCACATGCCCCGAACCGCAGTTCTGCTCCTCGCGCTCCTGGCGCCGTCTCTCGCAACGGCCGCTCCGCCGGAGTTCCGCGCCGGCGCTTACGCAATGGACGTCACGCCGCAGAAGTTCCCGGTGTCCGTGAACGGCGGGTTCAGTGATCGAAAAGCGAGCGCCGCTCACGATCCGCTCCACGCGCGCTGCATCGTGCTCGACGACGGCGCCACGAAGCTCGCCATCGTGGTCGTGGATAGTTGCGTGATCCCGCGCGAACTCATCGACGAGGCGAAGCAACTCGCGGAAAAGAAGACCGGCATCCCCGCGACCAACATGCTCGTCTCGGCCACTCACACGCACACCGCGCCGACCGTCGCGGGCGTGTTCGGCAGCGAGGCCGAGCGGGACTACTCGAAGTTCCTCACACAGAAGATCGCCGAGGGCATTGAGCAGGCGCACAAGAGCCTCGTACCGGCGAAGGTCGCGTGGGGCGTGGGCGAGGAGCCGAATCAGGTGTTCAACCGCCGGTGGAAGATGAAACCGGGCGTGAAGAACCTCGACCCGTTCGGCGGCGAAACCGACCGAGTGAAGATGAACCCGCCGCGTGCGAGCATGGACCTCCTCGAACCCGCGGGGCCGACCGACCCGCGCGTCACGGTCATGTCGCTACGAACCGCCGACGACAAGCCCCTCGCGCTGTTCGCGAACTACTCGCTGCACTACGTCGGCGATATGCCGGCGCTCTCCGCGGACTACTTCGGCGTGTTCGCGGACCTCGTCGGGCAAAAGCTCAAAGCCGGCAAGGGCTTCGTCGGGGTGCTCTCGAACGGCACCAGCGGCGACGTGAACAACATCAACTTCCGCGAGGCCGCACCCAAAGTACAACCCGGCGAGCAGTCGCGCGTCGTTGCGGACGCCGTGGCCGCGGCCGCAGTCAAAGCGCTGGACAAAGCCGAATACACCCGCCCCCATCTGCGAACCGTCACGAAGGAAATCGAACTCGGGGTCCGCAAACCGGCGCCCTCCGAGGTGAAACGCGCGGTGGCGATTCTGGACAAAGCCAGGGGACGCGAGTTAAAAACCGCCGAGGAAACCTATGCCCACGAAACGGTGCAGATGGCGCGGTACCCCGACACGTTCAAGGTTCCGCTCCAAGTTACGGTGATCGGCAACGCCACAATCGTCGCGATTCCGTGCGAAGTGTTTACGGAGATCGGTCTGTCGATCAAGAAAAACAGCTCACTCAAAACGATCTGTGTCGTGTCGCTGGCGAACGGTTACTTCGGCTACTTGCCCACGCCCGCGCAACACGAACTCGGTGGCTACGAAACCTGGCGCGCCCGGTCGAGTTTCCTCGAAGTTGAAGCCTCTACGAAGATCGAGAAAGCAATCTTCTATCTGATTGCCGATGCGCTATTGAAGTGAAAAAAACAACCGGTCGGTCACGAGCTTCACGAGTGGAGCGGATCTTCCGCAACCTCCCCGTATGGCTCACGACCGACCGGAAGTTATTGGGGAACGCGGTTCCGGCCGCGGTCCACCTGCCTCTTCAGTTCCAGCCCCGTTTCATCTCTTCGGCGGTGCCGGTTGAGAACGAAAGAAGTTAAAGCACTCCTCGTGCCAATCACGAAAATGCAATCTGCGCGCCCGAGCTGCGTCACCTGCTCCAATCGCGCGCGAGGTCAATAGGAAAAAAACGGGAAAACACTGCATTTCAGGCGGTAGGAATTACAAACACCCGTGCGGCACCGAGCAAAATCTTCACACTTCATTGCACCACAATTACGCGCACATCCATCACGTTCGTTCCCGTCAGCCCGCTGCGGATCAGGCCGCCCACGCGGTCGAACAAATAGTACGCATCGTGCCGCTGCACAAAATCGTCCGCTGTGATTTTTTGTTCAGCGAGTGCGGCGAGGGTGGCCGCATCCGCGACCGCACCGGCCGCGTCGGTGGGGCCGTCCTCGCCGTCGGTCCCGCCACTCAGCACGGTAACGCCCTCCAACTCGGCTCCGAGTTTCGCCACGACCGCCGCCACGAATTCGAGATTGCGCCCGCCCTTTCCTGCGTTCGCGCCGAGCGTCACTGTCGTTTCTCCTCCGAGCAGCACACACGCAGGCGCTCTCAGTGGCACTCCGCCGCGTTTGATGCTGCGCACGACTCCGGCCACGGCGGTCGCTACGTGTCGCGTTTCGCCCTCGACGAACGAGCCGAGATCGAGCACGCGGTAGCCCAATTCTTCTGCCTTCCGTTTCGCCGCATCGAGCGCGACGCGGTTGCTACCGATCACGCGGTTCTCCACGCTCGCGGGAATCGTTTTGAGCGTTTCAGGGTGTCTGCCGTTGCTCCCCGCTTCGAGGTACCGCAGTACCGCAGAAGGAGTGGACCGACTCAGTTCGTACTTCCGCAGAACTTGGAGCGCATCCGCGAACGTGGTCGGGTCGGGCGCGGTCGGCCCGGACGCGATCACGTCGAGCGGGTCGCCCACTACGTCCGAAACGATGAGCGACACGAGCCGCTTTCCGCGAAACGCTTCCGCGAGCCGCCCGCCCTTCACGCGCGAAAGGTGTTTGCGCACGCAGTTCATTTCATCGATCGTGGCCCCGCACCGGTGCAGCAACTTCGTGACCGCGAGCTTGTCCGCGAGTGACACCCCCTCGACAGGCGCGGGAAGGAGTGCGGACCCGCCGCCGGAGATCAGGCACACCGCGACGTCGTCCGGCCCCGCACTCTGGAGGAGCCGCAACATATCCTCCGCGCCCGCGACACCCTCGGCGGTCGGTTCGTTCACGCCCTGCGGCCGTGCGGCGTGTAGCCGGATGCGTTTCAATGGGGCAGTCATGCCAGCGGGAACGTTGAGCAACCCTTCTACACGGTCTAGCCGGTCCGCGAGTGCCTCTTCCAGCCCCTGTGCCATCCCGGGACCGGCCTTCCCCGCTCCGACCACCAGAACGCGCGGCGCGGTATGAATCGCGCGCTCCGCCTCCAGTGCCGCGCGAACGAGAGGGGCGGGGCGCACAACATCTACCGCCGCGTTCCAAATCGCGAGCGCGTGTTCGCGTGACATGGCTTCACTCCTGACGTGCAACTCGTGCTGCTACAATAGGGGGTAACACCGGAAAGGAACCGCGATGAAGTTCGACCTGCACATGCACACCGCGCGTCACTCGCCCGACGCCGATAGTGACCCTTTTGAACTCGTGAGCGCCGCGATCAGGGCCGGGCTGGACGGGATCGTCATCACCGAACACGACTTCCAGTGGCCCGAGGAGGAATTAGAAGAACTTCGCGCGTTCGCGCCGCAACTAGTCATCCTCGCCGGACTCGAAGTGACCGGGCGCGGCGGCGACGTGCTGTGCTACGGCCTCACCAACACGGCCGCAGTGCCAAAGGGGATCGCGTGGCCGGAACTGTGCCGGGAGGTCCACCGCCAGGGTGGGGCGTGCGTGGCCGCACACCCGAACCGGTGGGGCCAGCCGTTCGAGAAGATCCTCGCGGAGCAGAAACCGGAACTCGACGGCATCGAGGTGATGTCGAACAACATGGACCTGGATCTGCGCGCGCGAGCGGCGGTACTGCTGGAGAAGTACCCTCACTTCGCCCAGTTGGGGAACAGCGATTCGCACCAGCCCTACACCGTCGGGTGCTGTTGCACGGACTTCGACGCGGACATCCGCACGAACGCGGACCTCGTTGCGGCGATTCGGGGAAGAAAGGGCACCGCAAAGGTGAACGATGCGCACCGAACGTGAGAAAATGCTCGCGGGCGAACTGTACGACCCGCTCGACGCGGAACTCGCGCGCCTCCGCGTTCGCGCCCGCGATTTACTCGCGGACCTGAACGCGACCCGAGAAGCGGACGAGGCCGTGCGCCGGCGTGTGCTGCGCGAGCTGATCGGTTCGGGCGGCGACACGGTCTGGCTCCAACCGCCGTTCTACTGCGATTACGGCAGCAACATCCACCTCGGCGAGAAGGTCTATTTCAATTTCAACTGCGTGCTGCTGGACGTGTGCGAGATCCGCATCGGCGCACGCACGCTGGTCGGCCCGGCGGTCCAAATCTACGCCGCCACGCACCCATTAGACGCCGAACTGCGGAAGACCCGCGAGTTCGGGAAACCGGTGACGATCGGTTCAGACGTGTGGATCGGTGGCGGGGCGATCATCTGCCCCGGCGCGACGATCGGTGATCGCACGGTTATCGGCGCCGGTAGCGTGGTGACGGGCCACATCCCCGCGGGCGTGATCGCGGTCGGAAACCCGTGCCGCGTGGTACGGGAAGTCTCGTGAATCAGGAAGCACCCGAAACGGCCCGCGTGCCCATCATACTGCTCTCGGGCATGGCGGCCGACGAACGACTGTTCGGTCCTCAGTTGGCACATTTTCCCGATTTGCAAGTACTGCCGTGGATCGAACCGCGGCCCGGCGAATCACTCCGCAATTACGCAGCGCGGCTGGCCGAGTTGATCGAACCCGACCAGTCGTGCCTCATCGGTGGGGCGTCGTTCGGCGGCATCGTCGCGCTGGAAATGGCGGTTCACCTCCGCGCCCGCGAGTGTGTCTTGATCGGGAGCGTCCGGTCCCCGATCGAACTTCCACTGCGGTGGCGCCTCCTGTGGCCGGTCACACTCCTCGGTCCGAACCGGCTCGGGGCACTCGCAGGGTTGATCGCTCGATGGGGCCGCAGGTTTCTGTCTGGTGGCACGATCCGGCGCTTGCGCCGACTGTCGCAACCCGAAGCCGCGTTCGTCCGGTGGGCGATGTGCGCGGTGACGCATTGGCGCGCCCGACCCGCAACCCGACGAGTCCGCGTGTTCCAGATTCACGGTGCCAACGACCAAACGTTACCAGTCGCGCTCACGCGGCCCGGTGTCATCGTCCCAACCGGCGGGCACGCACTGACGCTGTTCAGCGCAGCGATTGTTAACGAGTTCCTATCCGAAGTGGTTCGGCAGGTGGTGCCGAGTCAGTCGGCACGTTCTATCGAGAACTGACGCGACATTACTGTGGAAGCCCGCGAGCCGCTCGACGTCTCTCCTCTGTCCGCGTCCGAATCACGTTTGGTGGGCGCAGAGTGCTCAAGTCACTCAAAGCGGTTTCGCAGCGCTCGTGGACAGTGCTCGGGCTAATCGTGTACCTGATTGCGGCCGTTGCAGTTGGCTGGTGGTGGTTCGGGCAATCGACCGCCGACACGCGATTTGTCGGCACGTGGAACATCCGATCGGAAGTCACACCGCCTGAAATAGCCGTTGAGTTGGACCTGCGCGCCGACGGAACGATGCACATGCGCGTCCGGAACCGCGAGACCGGGGCCGTTCTGTCCGATCATCCGTTCGGCCGCTGGCGCGTCGCGGGCGACCGGTTCCACGAGATCCACGCGACTCCCGCGGACACCG
This region of Gemmata massiliana genomic DNA includes:
- a CDS encoding matrixin family metalloprotease is translated as MPAPFLRVELLEPRDVPAKFGSPWPDGERVTLSFAPDGTHIGSEASNLLAQLGPDARVAVLRAFQTWATYGNVNIGLVSDSGAALGTGGAVQGDPRFGDIRVGGRALPTDVLAITAPYNLYDNYSGDLVVNTAVPFGPGGYDLYTALLQEAGHALGIGNSPDPASVMYEFYSGARTGLSADDIAAIQALYGARQPDRYEGTIGNDTLATATRNSDVTADITTTGDIDTYKFTVGLLTQSVTVNLRATGLSLLTARVEILDGSGRVLATRTVTDPTANDITMSLGGLRAGSTYYVRVSSAPGSAFGVGAYALQIRQSSLLTQVTDVVESLLEETGLNDTLITATGLLSKTLAPGPQTEYGTWASFGAPGDVDYYRLTVPGSVSDGSVSLLITVWGADGRALNPWIEVRDATGRTFAAEVVTANGNTTTVQVTGLKAGMTYFVKTFSDSGAAGDYTFAADVRTDAVTVPELATGTVTATSSATTEFTLNQTGQVHLVLSATGARGTVEAVITNEAGEVAGRFSAAAGRGRSLDVYLAAGKYTVTTRSVSGDDLGFQLSLASVTDPVGAQPEDPTGTPAPTTPPNPPPSEPPPPTDPIPPSEPPPPPPPPPPPDPHPPAQW
- a CDS encoding YpsA SLOG family protein — its product is MELERVISGGQTGADRAGLIAARAAGIATGGWMPKGFRALDGTHPEFAALYGVREHASDRYPPRTALNVKDSDATLRFATDWDSPGERLTLELCERYGRPHFEITPDDSTTPADVADWIRQSGVRILNVAGNSARTSPGIEAFTIAFLAEVFQLLRDSG
- a CDS encoding glycerate kinase type-2 family protein, translated to MSREHALAIWNAAVDVVRPAPLVRAALEAERAIHTAPRVLVVGAGKAGPGMAQGLEEALADRLDRVEGLLNVPAGMTAPLKRIRLHAARPQGVNEPTAEGVAGAEDMLRLLQSAGPDDVAVCLISGGGSALLPAPVEGVSLADKLAVTKLLHRCGATIDEMNCVRKHLSRVKGGRLAEAFRGKRLVSLIVSDVVGDPLDVIASGPTAPDPTTFADALQVLRKYELSRSTPSAVLRYLEAGSNGRHPETLKTIPASVENRVIGSNRVALDAAKRKAEELGYRVLDLGSFVEGETRHVATAVAGVVRSIKRGGVPLRAPACVLLGGETTVTLGANAGKGGRNLEFVAAVVAKLGAELEGVTVLSGGTDGEDGPTDAAGAVADAATLAALAEQKITADDFVQRHDAYYLFDRVGGLIRSGLTGTNVMDVRVIVVQ
- a CDS encoding sugar O-acetyltransferase codes for the protein MRTEREKMLAGELYDPLDAELARLRVRARDLLADLNATREADEAVRRRVLRELIGSGGDTVWLQPPFYCDYGSNIHLGEKVYFNFNCVLLDVCEIRIGARTLVGPAVQIYAATHPLDAELRKTREFGKPVTIGSDVWIGGGAIICPGATIGDRTVIGAGSVVTGHIPAGVIAVGNPCRVVREVS
- a CDS encoding PHP-associated domain-containing protein; translated protein: MKFDLHMHTARHSPDADSDPFELVSAAIRAGLDGIVITEHDFQWPEEELEELRAFAPQLVILAGLEVTGRGGDVLCYGLTNTAAVPKGIAWPELCREVHRQGGACVAAHPNRWGQPFEKILAEQKPELDGIEVMSNNMDLDLRARAAVLLEKYPHFAQLGNSDSHQPYTVGCCCTDFDADIRTNADLVAAIRGRKGTAKVNDAHRT
- a CDS encoding neutral/alkaline non-lysosomal ceramidase N-terminal domain-containing protein, yielding MPRTAVLLLALLAPSLATAAPPEFRAGAYAMDVTPQKFPVSVNGGFSDRKASAAHDPLHARCIVLDDGATKLAIVVVDSCVIPRELIDEAKQLAEKKTGIPATNMLVSATHTHTAPTVAGVFGSEAERDYSKFLTQKIAEGIEQAHKSLVPAKVAWGVGEEPNQVFNRRWKMKPGVKNLDPFGGETDRVKMNPPRASMDLLEPAGPTDPRVTVMSLRTADDKPLALFANYSLHYVGDMPALSADYFGVFADLVGQKLKAGKGFVGVLSNGTSGDVNNINFREAAPKVQPGEQSRVVADAVAAAAVKALDKAEYTRPHLRTVTKEIELGVRKPAPSEVKRAVAILDKARGRELKTAEETYAHETVQMARYPDTFKVPLQVTVIGNATIVAIPCEVFTEIGLSIKKNSSLKTICVVSLANGYFGYLPTPAQHELGGYETWRARSSFLEVEASTKIEKAIFYLIADALLK
- a CDS encoding alpha/beta fold hydrolase, translated to MNQEAPETARVPIILLSGMAADERLFGPQLAHFPDLQVLPWIEPRPGESLRNYAARLAELIEPDQSCLIGGASFGGIVALEMAVHLRARECVLIGSVRSPIELPLRWRLLWPVTLLGPNRLGALAGLIARWGRRFLSGGTIRRLRRLSQPEAAFVRWAMCAVTHWRARPATRRVRVFQIHGANDQTLPVALTRPGVIVPTGGHALTLFSAAIVNEFLSEVVRQVVPSQSARSIEN